The DNA sequence AGGGTTTTGATAGGAGGTAGACAAAATGTCACACTAAGTCCAGAAAATGAAATGTGAAGGTTCAGGGGGTTTTTTAATACCCCAATTGCGGCTAATCAGTTGGGCAGTCCCATTCTTTTGTGTTACACTGCCTCATTCTTTTACCATTACACCATTAGAATACACAGAAAGCTTCCTCCAAATTAAGAAACACTTAAAAACACAGGAAAGTTAGAAAGAGGTGCATGTCAATGTGGAGCTATCATGTTGCTGAGATTAGgtgaaaaaataattaattaaaccaAGAACAGGTCCTTCTCTATTGCTATTAGATTAAATTGTCGTTTTATAAATAATAGAAATCACCATCAATCTTAATTTGATTGTACCATACCAAATATCTCCTTTCACTCTCTTGAATTACTTAAGAGTTCACCTAATCTGAAAATTGTGTTTAAGTGCATGCAAAGTTACAATGTCTGTATAAGTTTATATACATGGAATGTACTGAATTGTATTCATCTGTTCTCCTTTCGTTGAGTAAATTTTTGAAAGTTAATCTAGAGAATATTAATCAAAAGCAGTTAGCAACATGACCTGTGCCTAGAAGTGTCTTAATCAGTGCTGTCGTCGTTCTTGCTCAGAACAATGTGGACTCCTACTGATAAACTGGAATTATAGTCTACACTAAATTCAGTAGATAGAGGTGACAAAATCTGATACAGACCAGCCAAGATACCCCAAATAACATGACATCAGATTTGAATTGATCATATTCGACTAAAGGGGATAAGACTTGGATCCTATCCATGTTTGACCAATATACACCATAAACATGGGTGTCAAGCAATGATCATACATCATAGTGGAATGTGAAGTTCACTAGCCTCAGATAATACTGTAAAGCATCTTCATAAAGCTTGCTAGGAGTCTAGGACCACTACTTGAAGAGTTGAAGACAACAACAAAACTTGTTAGTGTTTGCTTAATTGCAATTTAGCTTACTTGGTACACAAACATTATCATACGAACTTAAGTTGCCTATCAATATCCCTAGAAAAGAGTGTATAATTAACACTAAACAGAAGAGAGTAATGATGGTAGACCATGTAATGACACCTGCTATTAAAACATGTAAAAGTAGATGCAGACATTATATGAGAATGAAATTCAGTCCACAACTTCAGAGCAGTATGATCCAAGGAGCCGAATCTACCTACACACCACCACAAGTAGTCGTAAATCTGATTATGACCTGCAAGAGCTCATTTCAACTTTCTGAGATGATATCTTATCCCAAAGTGAATGTTCAAAGTTTATGGGGCTACACCAAAATTCAATAATTGatgttgtttatttatttattttttatgtagCACAAGCATACTTTTAACTTGAAACAATGTTTAAAACATATAAGCAGTATAGGACAAAAGCAAGTCTATTTAATGAACAAGCACAGAAAAATACCATTTAGGTGTACCAAGTGACTGAGTCGATGAATACAAAGCCAGAACGAACAAACATAGAGTGAAGcaggagaaaaaaaatatgaaatcttTCCACAGATTTCAAAGAATTTCCATTTCCACAACCAGGCTTACAAGATCATAGAAATTAGCAAAATATGTCCCGACACAAGCTTCATATCTACTATCTAGCATATTATCACTGGTGACTACATGTTCAAACCTCCTGCACCATGAACTCGTAAACCTAGAGCTTTGGCTTTGGCAATTGCATCATAAAACAACCAGGATAAGTAATCTCAATGCATAACCAGCAGCAGATACTTGTTGTCATAATGCTCTCAGCAATTGTCTAGCTAGGGTAGAAAACTTCACATATAAAAAACTTTTAAAATAGCAAATACAAAGCTTACTGCTCGCAGGATATGAAGACTATATGCACTGAGCAGACCTACCCAAAATATGGTAGGATAAGAAATTAGCTCTACAATGAGCTGAGCAGATCTACCAGTAAGTTAAGCTCTACAATCCTACCATGTAAGAATAAATTCTGGTGCTAACAAGAGAAAACGCCAAAACATTATTTTGAAGATTCTACAACCAATAGAGATGTCATATGCCAAAATTAGAGGCTCATCTATTATGAAACCTGCCTAAAGAGGTCAAAATAGACACTTCTACATGCCTGGaagttcaaaacaaaaaaatgattCCATCAACTGTTTTAATGCAGTACTCCAATTACAATTATCAAGCCAGTTTCTTCTCTCAATCAAATATAACCAGACAAGACCAAATGCAACGCCAATATGGCATCTAGGCTGAGTTTTCATTACCCAAGACAAATAGGATCTTAACATAAAATTCTGTCAAAGTGTTGCAGTATCaatacctcttcttcttttcaataTATGATTTCACAGTTCTCATCCATCTAATGAACTCAGTTTTATCTTTGTTCTTCATATATGAGTGCAAGAAAATAGCAAGATCATCATTTATACCCCTTGCTTCTAAGAATTCGTAAAGCGAGTCTTGCAACTCATCATCAAGTTCCCTGCACACAACccaacaaaacaaacataaataCCATTTAAAAAGATGAAAGCAACGTTTAAGATGTAACTATTTTGTTTAGCCTCTAGCTCCTTTCAGATTATTATAGTTCCTCATAAGAATTAGTACAAGATATCATATGTGCTCATACTTGAATTCAGGACCCGTATAGGGCTGAGCTGGCATGTTCTCAGGTTTTCGTATGAATAGCTTGTTGATCTCTATAGTATCTGGCCATACCGAGCACATAATCTCCAACGCATTGCCACCTTCGTCCTTGGAGATATTGACAACCATAGTAATGTGAAGTTGCACATCTTCTCCAAGgcctccaccaccaccgcctCCGGATTTTGTAATAGGAACAGATCCATCAAACATGGTGGCTTCAATCTTTATCTCTTCATTATGTCCAAATTTTCTCTTCAAGCTTATCCATTGCTCGCCAGACCGGTTGTCAACTGTAAATAAGTTGAATTCTAAAACTggctgggaaaaaaaaaaaaaagaagttctaATCAAGGAAATGTTTGGGTCAATGATAGTCTTCCATGGCTATCTCGTATTGTAACTTATGATGTTTGTTGATTGTTTGCTATCAATGGTAATTccacattctcaaaaaaaatgaaaatacaaaCAAATTTCTTTCTAGAGATTAAGATAAGACTATTTAAAGTACTTCAATTCCCCAAAATAACTGCCCACCCTAACTAGTAATTGTCACATTAAGGGTCAGTTCTTGGAGAAAAAGATACATACAGCAATAACCTATGATGCACGGAAACGCGAAAATGCTCGCGTTTCCCGTTTCGGAAGCGGAAACGGGTCGGAAACGGGTTGGAAACGCCCGGAAACGGCCGGAAACGCGTATCCTAATTTGGAAACGGTTTGGAAACGTCTGTATCCAATGTGGAAACGCcagaatgtaaataaataggaaaCGTGGGGGTAAAAATGACTTTTTACttggaaaaattgaaaaaaaaaaaaaaaaaaaaaacaaggaatcTAGATCGCGACCTCTCTCTCGTCTCTTTCTGTTGTTCCGCTTCTGCTCGGAGGAGACCAACGCGACCTCTCTCTCGTCTATTTCAGTCGTTCCTCTTCTGCTCGGAGGAGACCCAGACACCCAGACGCCAGACCCAGTTCGGACTTCAGACTGACGTTCCTCTTCTGCTCGGAGAAGACCCAAACGCCAGACCCAGTTCGTACTTCAGATCGACGTTCCTCTTCTACTCGGAGGAGACCCAGACGCCCAGTCTTCAGATCGACGTTCCTCTTCTGCTCGGAGGAGACCCAGACCCAGTTCTGTCGGTCGGTCGTTCTTCTGCTCGGGTCGCTCATTCCTCTTCCTGCTTCGGGTTTCTTCTGCTTCGGGTCGTTCCTCTTCTCGATCGAtctatttaaaaattaaaagcaatatttctttattgttttggcTGAGAATGAGGATTAGAATacagtataattttttttctaattatatatatatatatatatatatatatatatatttaattgccgTTTCCTTCACGTTTCCGTTTcctattacatttaagatttgccGTTTCCACGTTTCCGATCGTATCGTATCCGGAAACTCGTACCCGTTTCCGTGCTTCTTAGGCAATAACACTAGGTTCTGGCAGAAAAACATAGGAAAGCACAATATCTTGAATACAACCTATTATCTGGCCTTGAAAGATTGCTTGTACAATGAGACCAAAAACTTCTCACCACACAAACCGTATTTTCTGATTCTCTCCTCAGTCCCGATTTATGAAAACTTGCTAATACATTTCGCGTAACCAGAATAACAATCGAAAGGACTATGATGCACCTTTTAGTATAGGAACCCTATTAGACAAAACAAAGTCTGAGATGTATATTAAAAATCTAGAATAACTTAACATAGTTGTACACAAGCTCTAGAGCACTCTTCCAGAGAAGCCGTCTATCCATACACAATgcattttttgaatttttcagaTTGACCCCCTTATTCTTGAAGCAAATTCTAAGGCCTAAGCTTCATTCACACatcaaatttcttttctttacagtCAGATTCTAAGCAAATCCAAAATTACCGATGTTCATCGTTCTCATAAATTAAGTTGGTACCTGGTTAGGAGGAGagcgatcgagttcatattggATTTCATTGCGCAGGAGTCTGAGCATGTTGCCTTCGAAAGCCGATTTGCGCATTTCAGAGATGTAAGTTCTTGCGCTCTGTGGTGATGGAAGATTGGGGTTTAAGAGGGGGCCTTGTTTTTCTGGTGCAAGACGCAAACTGGGTAACTGGGGAATTAGgattttggaagaagaagaagagggacgAGAAATGGAGTTTCTTAGAGGTCGGATTAGGCGAGCCATGGAGtgaggtttagggtttaaggaCGTCTTTGGTGAAAATGTTAAATGGAAAGAAAGGTGGAGAATTGGGGATAGGGAAGAGGAAAGCTAAAACCTTGAAACAAACCCCAACCCAACAAAAAGCCCAATTCCAGACCCTCCGCCCGAGCACACAACAGACTCAACCGGTCGGGTCAACCAGCTCTGCAAGCCTTGACTAACACATTGCACGAGTTGTGGAATCAGCTCATGTGACGTGACCGAAGTTTGCCTTGATTTCTTTTACACCCTCAAGTAAACCCAAGTCCCTTAGGCAGTGTTTGGGTAGGGGGTTTGGAGATTCCAGGAACTTCAAGGCGTCGTGAAGGGATTATGAGATGATGGGACCATCGTGAAGGGATATTTCAATGATTTGTTTGAGTCATTTGAGTGAAGggatataattatgagattttgtaaatatatttatttttgggtgTTAATATTGACACacattttttctctattcacacacttcTTCCATTTTTCTATTACTACAATTTATAAATATTACCCTAATTACCATCTCTTGCAATTacatttctctcttttttcttttttctacttGGCAAATCAAACATCCCTTCCCTTTTTCCCCATTATCATTATATCTCTCATCCTCAACGTAGGCTCGGTCCCAAACTCCATCATGTACCTCAAGCTCACCCCCATTTGTTTCATACAACCCCATCTCTGCACCTCATCAACCAAGCCTTTCGAGAAGGACTTGCATGCCATTTTAACTGCCATGGCTAACGAGCCCACACCAAAATGAATGAATAGATAACCCACATGCAAACCTCCTCACTCTAGAAAACAATGCCGCATTGATGACATAGAAATCAAGGTAGTGAATTTAAAGGATGACGATGATGAATTGGGGGACCTCAGGGATTTCAAACCTTAGGGTTAGATTTTAACCAGATGAGCATCCATCATTGAGTTACCACCCAATTGAAATTTCCAAACTTTGTTGTTGTAGATTTGTTTGCTTCTCTCTACTGATTTTGGCCTTTCGATTTTTCTTATACGGGTGGTGAGGTTTTGAGGTGGACTAACGAGGTGACACATGGCTGAGAGGCGCTATCCTTACCTGAAAACTCTATAGGTTCCATCGGACGTCGAATGATTAACTTGCtgaatagaaaaaagaaaaagaaacgtAATTGCAAGCGAGAGTAGTTaaggtaatttgtaaaaaaaaaaaaaaaaacaattgaattaaagtaatagaaaaataaaggggttgtgtgaatagagaaaaatgggTGTGTCAATAACACCACCCTTATTTTTTGACAAATTaatcttcttttctattttttgaatCAATCCATCAATGATTGTCATTACTCAAGTCAGAATAGTCATTACATACCCCTCCGCTACCATTAGTCAATCGTGAGATAGACAAGAGGTTGTGGGGGTACTACAATGGTACATAGGTATAGAGTTATAGACCATTCATTATACAATCAGTGTTCACTTAATAAAGCGAGTCTATAAGCTAGAACTAGCAAATAGGTAAAGTAAAACTATACTCATTAGTGCATTAAGAACTAACAAGCATAGGTCCCTAGAAAAGTAGGGAATTAttagaaaaaaaactaaactaaataGAAAATGCCCAAAGGGCAGCCCAAAAGAAAAGCCCCAAACTCAAGCCCAGTAAGTTGGAGCAGCGAAGCCCAAGCGCACAAGCAGCAACCACAATCGGCCTCCTCACCTCTGATGCAGGCTGCCCCGATCCACACTGCCCTGCCCATGTAGCCTCACCACGACCACGTCGCTTGCACAACAACGCCAGATCACATCACATGCACCACGGTGCCAAGCCTGGTCGATGCCGCTCGCCTTCTTCAACCAATCTTTGCCTCTGTATAGCACCGCCACCGCACATCATAGGAGTCAAAATCGGTCATTGATGCCTCATCCCTATCAGAGCGTTGAGCAACAACCATTCTCCAGAATTTGCCCGAGCAATAGTCTCAAAACGTCTCCCGTTCGGCCACACTCTCCACACAACGACAAGCTAGAAGCTTGCCATGGGCTGGAGCTCTGGACTAGCAAAGAGATGGAtaacgggaaaaaaaaaaaactagttttGGCTCGACGTAGGGTTTTCCTATAGAACTATTGTAGttaattgcaattttttttttaaccaaatagatggaaaaacaaaaaaaaatatgtatggCTCACAAATTAATACCAAAACTtccattaaaatttaaaaaaaaaaacatgaaaaacactagaaatttgaaaaatgcagcaactgaaatttcaaagttaCTATCCTATTTTGGTCTTGCTTGAATTCATAGGCTAAAATGTCAACATTCTAATGAAATTATTGTGATAACATCCTAAAAGTCATAACAAAACCATACAAATTTCAAAAGTCTTGTGGCCTTGACTTTAAAACAAATTCATTTTACTTCTGAAGTGGAATCT is a window from the Rosa chinensis cultivar Old Blush chromosome 2, RchiOBHm-V2, whole genome shotgun sequence genome containing:
- the LOC112183468 gene encoding uncharacterized protein At2g39795, mitochondrial encodes the protein MARLIRPLRNSISRPSSSSSKILIPQLPSLRLAPEKQGPLLNPNLPSPQSARTYISEMRKSAFEGNMLRLLRNEIQYELDRSPPNQPVLEFNLFTVDNRSGEQWISLKRKFGHNEEIKIEATMFDGSVPITKSGGGGGGGLGEDVQLHITMVVNISKDEGGNALEIMCSVWPDTIEINKLFIRKPENMPAQPYTGPEFKELDDELQDSLYEFLEARGINDDLAIFLHSYMKNKDKTEFIRWMRTVKSYIEKKKRY